A genomic window from Streptomyces broussonetiae includes:
- a CDS encoding VOC family protein: MAPVARLRNVVLDCPDPLALAAFYAAVAGGTPRPEDEEWVVLQVPGGPRLGFQRAEGYTPPQWPRADRNGQQFHLDFDAGPTWADVDAAHERVLALGARPLDLEDRETKDFQVYADPAGHPFCLCRIDHA; encoded by the coding sequence ATGGCGCCCGTCGCCCGTCTGCGTAACGTCGTGCTCGACTGCCCCGATCCGCTCGCGTTGGCCGCCTTCTACGCGGCCGTGGCCGGTGGCACCCCCCGGCCCGAGGACGAGGAGTGGGTCGTGCTCCAGGTCCCGGGCGGTCCCCGGCTGGGCTTCCAGCGGGCCGAGGGGTACACCCCGCCGCAGTGGCCGCGCGCGGACCGCAACGGGCAGCAGTTCCATCTCGACTTCGACGCCGGCCCCACCTGGGCCGACGTCGACGCGGCGCACGAGCGGGTGCTCGCGCTGGGCGCCCGTCCGCTGGATCTGGAGGACCGGGAGACCAAGGACTTCCAGGTGTACGCCGATCCGGCCGGGCATCCGTTCTGCCTGTGCCGGATCGACCACGCCTGA
- a CDS encoding 5-(carboxyamino)imidazole ribonucleotide synthase — MTFPVVGMVGGGQLARMTHEAGIPLGIRFKLLSDTPQDSAAQVVSDVVIGDYRDLDTLRDFARGCDVITFDHEHVPTEHLRALEADGIPVRPGPDALVHAQDKGVMRARLDAIGIPCPRHRIVSDPEDVVRFAAEGDGFPVVLKTVRGGYDGKGVWVVETPEEAAEPFRAGVPVLAEEKVDYVRELAANVVRSPHGQAVAYPVVESQQVGGVCDTVIAPAPDLDEALALRAEEMALTIAKELGVVGHLAVELFQTRDGRVLVNELAMRPHNSGHWTQDGAITSQFANHVRAVLDLPLGDPRPRAKWTVMVNVLGGDYPDMYSAYLHCMARDPKLKIHMYGKDVKPGRKVGHVNTYGDDLDDVLERARHAAGYLRGTITE; from the coding sequence GTGACGTTCCCGGTAGTCGGCATGGTCGGCGGGGGGCAGCTCGCGCGTATGACGCACGAGGCAGGCATCCCGTTGGGCATCAGGTTCAAGCTTCTCAGTGACACCCCTCAGGATTCCGCGGCGCAGGTCGTGAGCGATGTCGTCATCGGCGACTACCGCGATCTGGACACGCTGCGTGACTTCGCGCGCGGGTGCGATGTGATCACCTTCGATCACGAACACGTACCCACCGAGCATCTCAGGGCCCTGGAGGCGGACGGCATCCCCGTGCGCCCGGGGCCCGACGCGCTGGTGCACGCCCAGGACAAGGGCGTGATGCGCGCGAGGCTCGACGCGATCGGCATCCCGTGCCCACGGCACCGGATCGTCAGTGATCCGGAGGACGTGGTCCGGTTCGCCGCGGAGGGGGACGGCTTCCCGGTCGTCCTCAAGACCGTGCGCGGCGGCTACGACGGCAAGGGCGTGTGGGTCGTGGAGACCCCCGAGGAGGCCGCGGAGCCGTTCCGCGCGGGTGTCCCGGTCCTCGCCGAGGAGAAGGTCGACTACGTCCGCGAGCTGGCCGCCAACGTCGTACGCTCCCCGCACGGCCAGGCCGTCGCCTACCCGGTGGTGGAGTCGCAGCAGGTGGGCGGCGTCTGTGACACCGTGATCGCGCCCGCCCCCGACCTGGACGAGGCCCTCGCGCTGAGGGCCGAGGAGATGGCCCTGACCATCGCCAAGGAACTCGGAGTCGTCGGGCATCTGGCCGTGGAGCTGTTCCAGACCCGCGACGGCCGCGTCCTCGTCAACGAACTGGCGATGCGCCCGCACAACTCGGGCCACTGGACCCAGGACGGCGCGATCACCAGCCAGTTCGCCAACCACGTCCGCGCGGTCCTCGACCTCCCGCTCGGCGACCCGCGCCCGCGCGCCAAGTGGACCGTGATGGTCAACGTCCTGGGTGGTGACTACCCGGACATGTACTCCGCGTACTTGCACTGCATGGCCCGCGACCCCAAGCTCAAGATCCACATGTACGGCAAGGACGTGAAGCCCGGCCGCAAGGTCGGACACGTGAACACCTACGGCGACGACCTGGACGACGTGCTGGAGCGCGCCCGTCACGCTGCCGGCTACCTGAGAGGCACCATCACCGAATGA
- a CDS encoding dipeptidase, translating to MTPLEQAHALLREFPVVDGHNDLPWALREQVRYDLDARDIAGHQNEHLHTDIPRLREGGVGAQYWSVYVRSDLPGAVPATLEQIDCVRQLIERHPADLRAALTAADMEAARAEGRIASLMGAEGGHSIDNSLGTLRGLYGLGVRYMTLTHNDNNDWADSATDEPKAGGLSAFGREVVREMNRLGMLVDLSHVAATTMRAALDTTSAPVIFSHSSARAVCDHPRNIPDDVLERLPANGGVAMVTFVPKFVLQAAVDWTAAADDNMRAHGLHHLDSSPRAMEIHRAFEERHPRPIATVSTVADHLDHMREVAGIDHLGIGGDYDGTAFTPDGLSDVSGYPNLLAELLERGWSKADLAKLTWQNAVRVLGAAEDVARSLQARRAPSNATIESLDGVA from the coding sequence ATGACCCCCCTCGAGCAAGCCCACGCGCTGCTGCGCGAGTTCCCGGTCGTCGACGGCCACAACGACCTGCCGTGGGCGCTGCGCGAACAGGTCCGCTACGACCTCGACGCCCGCGACATCGCCGGACACCAGAACGAGCATCTGCACACGGACATCCCGCGGCTGCGCGAGGGCGGGGTCGGGGCGCAGTACTGGTCGGTGTACGTGCGCTCGGATCTGCCGGGCGCGGTGCCTGCGACGCTCGAACAGATCGACTGCGTACGGCAGTTGATCGAGAGGCACCCCGCCGATCTGCGGGCCGCGCTGACCGCCGCCGACATGGAGGCGGCGCGTGCCGAGGGCCGTATCGCCTCCCTCATGGGCGCGGAGGGCGGTCACTCGATCGACAACTCGCTGGGCACCCTGCGCGGTCTGTACGGGCTGGGCGTGCGCTACATGACGCTCACCCACAACGACAACAACGACTGGGCGGACTCGGCCACGGACGAGCCCAAGGCCGGCGGGCTGTCCGCCTTCGGCCGTGAGGTGGTGCGCGAGATGAACCGCCTCGGCATGCTCGTCGACCTGTCCCACGTGGCCGCGACGACCATGCGCGCGGCGCTGGACACCACGTCCGCGCCGGTGATCTTCTCGCACTCCTCCGCACGCGCGGTGTGCGACCACCCGCGCAACATCCCCGACGACGTCCTGGAGCGGCTGCCCGCCAACGGCGGCGTGGCGATGGTGACGTTCGTGCCCAAGTTCGTGCTCCAGGCCGCCGTCGACTGGACGGCGGCGGCCGACGACAACATGCGCGCCCACGGTCTGCACCACCTCGACTCCAGCCCGCGGGCGATGGAGATCCACCGCGCCTTCGAGGAGCGTCACCCGCGCCCGATCGCCACGGTCTCCACGGTGGCGGACCACCTGGACCACATGCGCGAGGTGGCCGGCATCGACCACCTGGGCATCGGCGGCGACTACGACGGCACCGCGTTCACCCCGGACGGCCTCAGCGACGTCTCCGGCTACCCGAACCTGCTCGCCGAGCTGCTGGAGCGCGGCTGGTCCAAGGCCGATCTGGCCAAGCTGACCTGGCAGAACGCGGTGCGGGTGCTGGGCGCCGCGGAGGACGTGGCCCGCTCGCTCCAGGCGAGGCGGGCGCCGTCCAACGCCACCATCGAGTCGCTCGACGGCGTCGCCTGA
- a CDS encoding ATP-binding protein, protein MRRRLIQSTLAVVLVVIAVFGVSLVIVETRTISNSAQERVDSEAVRLASIVDSRILAAENVNADVLRNPVSKEQYAVIRMPGQAPIEIGTKPQGDVIHATQQGEEGETVTVQEPRSAVTREVGRTLLIIGLVALLAVVAAVLLAVRQANRLSTPLTDLAETAERLGSGDPRPRHKRYGVPELDRVADVLDSSAERIGRMLTAERRLAADASHQLRTPLTALSMRLEEITLTDDPEIVKEEANVALTQVERLTDVVERLLTNSRDPRTGSAVTFDLDEVIQQQLAEWRPAYRNVGRAIVSSGKRHLQAVGTPGAVAQVLAALIENSLMHGGGTVALRTRVTGNQAVVEVTDEGLGVPADLGARIFERTISGRNSTGIGLAVARDLAEADGGRLELLQTTPPVFGLFLSRTPPSRKTDEERPTVR, encoded by the coding sequence ATGCGCCGACGTCTCATCCAGTCCACCCTCGCCGTCGTCCTCGTGGTGATCGCCGTCTTCGGCGTCTCCCTGGTGATCGTCGAGACCCGGACGATCAGCAACAGTGCCCAGGAGCGGGTGGATTCCGAGGCGGTGCGGCTGGCCAGCATCGTGGACAGCCGGATCCTCGCCGCGGAGAACGTCAATGCGGACGTGCTGCGCAATCCGGTCAGCAAGGAGCAGTACGCGGTCATCCGCATGCCCGGCCAGGCGCCCATAGAGATCGGCACCAAGCCGCAGGGCGATGTGATCCACGCCACCCAGCAGGGCGAGGAGGGCGAGACGGTCACCGTGCAGGAGCCGCGCTCCGCGGTGACCCGGGAGGTCGGCCGTACCCTGCTGATCATCGGCCTGGTCGCGCTGCTCGCCGTCGTCGCCGCCGTCCTGCTCGCCGTACGCCAGGCCAATCGGCTCTCGACCCCGCTGACCGATCTCGCCGAGACCGCCGAACGCCTCGGCTCCGGCGACCCGCGCCCGCGGCACAAGCGGTACGGCGTCCCCGAGCTGGACCGGGTCGCCGATGTGCTGGACTCCTCGGCCGAGCGGATCGGGCGGATGCTGACCGCCGAGCGGCGCCTGGCCGCCGACGCCTCCCACCAGCTGCGGACCCCGCTGACCGCCCTCTCGATGCGGCTCGAGGAAATCACCCTCACGGATGACCCCGAGATCGTGAAGGAAGAGGCGAACGTCGCGCTCACCCAGGTCGAGCGGCTCACGGACGTGGTCGAGCGGCTGCTGACGAACTCCCGCGACCCGCGCACCGGCTCCGCCGTCACCTTCGACCTGGACGAGGTCATCCAGCAGCAGCTCGCCGAGTGGCGGCCCGCCTACCGCAACGTCGGCCGGGCCATCGTCAGCTCCGGCAAGCGGCATCTGCAGGCCGTCGGCACACCGGGCGCGGTCGCGCAGGTGCTGGCCGCACTGATCGAGAACTCGCTCATGCACGGTGGCGGCACGGTCGCGCTGCGTACCCGGGTCACCGGCAACCAGGCCGTGGTCGAGGTCACCGACGAGGGTCTTGGCGTCCCGGCCGACCTGGGCGCGCGCATTTTCGAGCGCACGATCAGCGGCCGCAACTCCACGGGCATCGGTCTGGCCGTCGCCCGCGACCTCGCCGAGGCCGACGGCGGCCGCCTGGAACTCCTGCAGACGACCCCTCCGGTCTTCGGCCTGTTCCTCTCCCGCACGCCCCCGTCCCGCAAGACGGACGAGGAACGGCCGACGGTGCGCTGA
- a CDS encoding MerR family transcriptional regulator: MRIGELARRTGVSERSLRYYETQSLLVAERTPGGHRDYPERAVDRVIRIQELYAAGLHSEKIRQLLPCMRDQDGGPSTIATPRLVKDLTAERDRIDRMIADLVRSRETLDEVIRTACES; the protein is encoded by the coding sequence ATGCGGATCGGTGAACTGGCCCGGCGCACCGGCGTGAGCGAGCGCTCGCTGCGCTACTACGAGACCCAGAGCCTGCTCGTCGCCGAGCGCACCCCCGGCGGCCACCGCGACTACCCCGAGCGTGCCGTCGACCGGGTCATCCGGATCCAGGAGCTGTACGCGGCCGGGCTGCACAGCGAGAAGATCCGGCAGCTGCTGCCCTGCATGCGCGACCAGGACGGCGGCCCCTCCACGATCGCCACCCCGCGCCTGGTCAAGGACCTCACCGCCGAGCGCGACCGCATCGACCGCATGATCGCCGACCTGGTGCGCTCCCGCGAGACGCTGGACGAGGTGATCCGCACGGCCTGCGAGAGCTGA
- a CDS encoding dipeptidase, whose protein sequence is MADLQHDIPTTTEVGADEGLPDDPFTQDALDALLVQAHALLAEHPVADGYSGLPWALRHLPWYDLELGEAAVDTDVPRMREGHVGVLFWSLHLPEGPGGDRATAATLELLDQVRSVVEAHPDGLRLAGTAGEVIDARNRGRVAVVPGPAHAGALDDSLGVLRILHTLGVRVLSLVGTAWAGERGLSRFGEEVVREMNRLGVLADVSGASAATAERTLALSKTPVLCTRSAARELRPHPANLPDRLLVALGEAKGLCMVPLTAEQTGPTIRDVADHLDHVRDVAGPECVGLSGTYDSGAVHPRDLADASRYPHLIAELLRRGWSETELSLLAWGNVQRVLRSADFMARAAQDRREASNAKRAELDHS, encoded by the coding sequence ATGGCCGACCTCCAGCACGACATCCCCACGACCACCGAGGTCGGCGCGGACGAGGGCCTGCCGGACGACCCCTTCACACAGGACGCGCTCGACGCACTCCTGGTACAGGCCCACGCCCTGCTCGCCGAGCACCCGGTGGCCGACGGCTACAGCGGACTGCCCTGGGCGCTGCGCCATCTGCCCTGGTACGACCTGGAGCTGGGCGAGGCCGCCGTCGACACCGACGTGCCCCGGATGCGCGAGGGGCACGTCGGCGTGCTGTTCTGGTCGCTGCACCTGCCCGAGGGGCCCGGCGGCGACCGGGCGACGGCGGCGACCCTGGAGCTGCTGGACCAGGTGCGCTCGGTGGTCGAGGCCCATCCGGACGGGCTGCGCCTGGCGGGCACCGCCGGGGAGGTCATCGACGCCCGCAACCGCGGCCGGGTCGCCGTGGTGCCCGGGCCCGCCCACGCCGGCGCACTCGACGACTCCCTCGGCGTCCTGCGGATCCTGCACACCCTCGGCGTACGCGTCCTCAGCCTCGTGGGCACGGCCTGGGCGGGCGAGCGCGGGCTGAGCCGGTTCGGCGAGGAGGTGGTCCGCGAGATGAACCGGCTCGGCGTGCTCGCCGATGTCTCCGGCGCCTCCGCGGCCACTGCCGAGCGCACCCTCGCCCTGTCCAAGACCCCGGTGCTGTGCACCCGATCCGCCGCCCGCGAGCTGCGCCCGCATCCGGCCAACCTGCCCGACAGGCTGCTCGTGGCGCTGGGGGAGGCGAAGGGGCTGTGCATGGTGCCGCTGACCGCAGAGCAGACCGGGCCGACGATCAGGGACGTCGCCGACCACCTCGACCACGTCCGCGACGTGGCCGGCCCGGAGTGCGTCGGCCTGTCCGGTACCTACGACTCCGGCGCCGTCCACCCCCGTGACCTCGCCGACGCCTCCCGCTACCCCCACCTGATCGCCGAACTCCTGCGCCGTGGCTGGTCCGAGACCGAACTGTCCCTGCTGGCCTGGGGGAACGTCCAACGGGTCCTGCGCAGCGCGGACTTCATGGCCCGCGCCGCGCAGGACCGCAGGGAGGCGTCGAACGCGAAGCGGGCGGAGCTGGACCACTCCTAG
- a CDS encoding response regulator transcription factor: MTRVLLAEDDASISEPLARALRREGYEVEVREDGPTALDAGMQGGVDLVVLDLGLPGMDGLEVARRLRADGHTVPILILTARADEVDTVVGLDAGADDYVTKPFRLAELLARVRALLRRGAAEPQQPPATHGVRIDVESHRAWMGDEELQLTAKEFDLLRVLVRDAGRVVTRDQLMREVWDTTWWSSTKTLDMHISWLRKKLGDDAANPRYIATVRGVGFRFEKS, translated from the coding sequence ATGACCCGTGTACTGCTCGCCGAGGACGACGCGTCCATCTCGGAGCCGCTGGCCCGCGCCCTGCGCCGGGAAGGTTACGAGGTCGAGGTGCGCGAGGACGGACCCACCGCGCTCGACGCCGGAATGCAGGGCGGCGTCGACCTGGTCGTACTGGACCTGGGGCTGCCCGGTATGGACGGCCTGGAGGTCGCCCGCCGGCTGCGGGCCGACGGCCACACCGTGCCGATCCTCATCCTGACCGCGCGCGCCGACGAGGTGGACACCGTCGTCGGCCTCGACGCGGGCGCCGACGACTACGTCACCAAGCCCTTCCGGCTCGCCGAACTGCTCGCCCGGGTGCGGGCGCTGCTCCGGCGCGGCGCCGCCGAGCCCCAGCAGCCGCCGGCCACCCACGGGGTGCGGATCGACGTCGAGTCGCACCGCGCCTGGATGGGCGACGAGGAACTGCAGCTCACCGCCAAGGAGTTCGACCTGCTGCGGGTGCTGGTGCGCGACGCCGGCCGGGTCGTCACCCGCGACCAGCTGATGCGCGAGGTCTGGGACACCACGTGGTGGTCGTCCACGAAGACCCTCGACATGCACATCTCCTGGCTGCGCAAGAAGCTGGGCGACGACGCGGCGAACCCTCGCTACATCGCCACCGTACGAGGCGTGGGCTTCCGCTTCGAGAAGAGCTGA
- a CDS encoding acyl-CoA dehydrogenase family protein has translation MAGSADFDLYRPSEEHDMLRDVIRSLVEAKIAPYAAAVDEEARFPQEALDALVANDLHAVHVPEEYGGSGADALATVIVIEEVARACVSSSLIPAVNKLGSLPVIISGSEELKKKYLGPLAKGDAMFSYCLSEPDAGSDAGGMKTKAVRDGDHWVLNGVKRWITNAGVSEYYTVMAVTDPDRRTKGISAFVVEKSDEGVSFGAPEKKLGIKGSPTREVYFDNVRIPADRMIGAEGTGFATAMKTLDHTRITIAAQALGVAQGAFDYAKGYVQERKQFGKAIADFQGIQFMLADMSMKISAARALTYQAAAASERGDADLTYLGAAAKCFASDVAMEVTTDAVQLLGGYGYTRDYPVERMMRDAKITQIYEGTNQVQRIVMARNLP, from the coding sequence GTGGCCGGATCGGCTGACTTCGACCTGTACCGCCCGTCCGAGGAGCACGACATGCTCCGCGACGTCATCCGCTCCCTGGTCGAGGCGAAGATCGCGCCGTACGCCGCGGCGGTGGACGAGGAGGCCCGCTTCCCGCAGGAGGCCCTCGACGCCCTCGTCGCCAACGACCTGCACGCGGTGCACGTCCCCGAGGAGTACGGCGGCTCCGGCGCCGACGCCCTCGCGACAGTCATCGTGATCGAGGAGGTGGCCCGTGCCTGCGTCTCCTCCTCCCTGATCCCGGCGGTCAACAAGCTCGGCTCGCTGCCCGTGATCATCTCCGGCTCCGAGGAACTCAAGAAGAAGTACCTGGGCCCGCTCGCCAAGGGCGACGCGATGTTCTCGTACTGCCTCTCCGAGCCGGACGCGGGCTCGGACGCGGGCGGCATGAAGACCAAGGCCGTGCGCGACGGCGACCACTGGGTCCTCAACGGCGTGAAGCGCTGGATCACCAACGCGGGCGTCTCCGAGTACTACACGGTCATGGCCGTGACCGACCCGGACAGGCGCACCAAGGGCATCTCCGCCTTCGTCGTCGAGAAGTCGGACGAGGGTGTCTCCTTCGGCGCCCCGGAGAAGAAGCTCGGCATCAAGGGCTCCCCGACCCGCGAGGTCTACTTCGACAACGTCCGCATACCCGCCGACCGCATGATCGGCGCGGAGGGCACCGGCTTCGCCACCGCCATGAAGACCCTGGACCACACCCGCATCACCATCGCCGCCCAGGCGCTCGGTGTCGCGCAGGGCGCCTTCGACTACGCCAAGGGCTATGTCCAGGAGCGCAAGCAGTTCGGCAAGGCGATCGCCGACTTCCAGGGCATCCAGTTCATGCTCGCGGACATGTCGATGAAGATCTCGGCGGCCCGCGCCCTCACCTACCAGGCCGCCGCCGCCTCCGAGCGCGGCGACGCCGACCTCACCTACCTGGGCGCCGCCGCCAAGTGCTTCGCCTCGGACGTGGCGATGGAGGTCACCACGGACGCCGTCCAGCTGCTCGGCGGCTACGGCTACACCCGTGACTACCCGGTGGAGCGCATGATGCGTGACGCCAAGATCACCCAGATTTATGAGGGCACGAACCAGGTTCAGCGGATCGTCATGGCCCGCAATCTGCCGTAA
- the purE gene encoding 5-(carboxyamino)imidazole ribonucleotide mutase yields the protein MSPVVGIVMGSDSDWPVMEAAAKALDEFEIAYEVDVVSAHRMPREMVAYGEQAADRGLKVIIAGAGGAAHLPGMLASVTPLPVIGVPVPLKYLDGMDSLLSIVQMPAGVPVATVSVAGARNAGLLAARILAAHDEDLLHRMRDFQQDLNDQATEKGKRLRSKVESQGHFGFGK from the coding sequence ATGAGCCCTGTTGTTGGCATCGTCATGGGGTCGGACTCCGACTGGCCCGTCATGGAGGCCGCCGCCAAGGCCCTCGACGAGTTCGAGATCGCGTACGAGGTCGACGTCGTCTCGGCGCACCGCATGCCCCGCGAGATGGTCGCGTACGGCGAGCAGGCCGCCGACCGCGGCCTGAAGGTGATCATCGCGGGTGCGGGCGGTGCCGCCCATCTGCCCGGCATGCTCGCCTCCGTGACCCCGCTGCCGGTCATCGGCGTGCCGGTGCCGCTCAAGTACCTGGACGGCATGGACTCGCTGCTGTCCATCGTGCAGATGCCGGCCGGTGTCCCGGTCGCCACCGTCTCCGTCGCCGGTGCCCGCAACGCCGGGCTCCTCGCGGCCCGTATCCTCGCCGCGCACGACGAGGACCTGCTGCACAGGATGCGTGACTTCCAGCAGGACCTCAACGACCAGGCCACCGAGAAGGGCAAGCGGCTGCGCTCCAAGGTCGAGAGCCAGGGCCACTTCGGCTTCGGGAAGTGA
- a CDS encoding UDP-glucose dehydrogenase family protein, whose product MSLKITVIGTGYLGATHAAAMAELGFEVLGLDVVPEKIAMLERGETPMYEPGLEELLRKHVVGLEGSTGRLRFTTDWAEIGAFGDVHFVCVNTPQKHGEYACDMSYVDSAIASLAPHLHRPALVVGKSTVPVGSAERLAVHLAENAPAGGDAELAWNPEFLREGFAVEDTLHPDRIVAGVRGERAEKLLREVYATPIGEGTPFVVTDFPTAELVKTAANSFLATKISFINAMAEVCEAGGGDVAKLAEAIGYDDRIGAKFLRAGIGFGGGCLPKDIRAFMARAGELGADQALTFLREIDSINMRRRGQMVEMAREALGGGSFLGRRIAVLGATFKPDSDDVRDSPALNVAGQIHLQGGQVTVYDPKGMDNARKVFPTLGYAGSALEAVRGADAVLHLTEWREFRELDPAALGEAAPARLILDGRNALDPQLWRRAGWTYRAMGRPTA is encoded by the coding sequence ATGAGCCTGAAGATCACCGTGATCGGCACCGGCTACCTCGGCGCCACGCACGCCGCGGCCATGGCGGAACTCGGTTTCGAGGTGCTCGGGCTCGATGTCGTACCCGAGAAGATCGCGATGCTGGAGCGCGGCGAGACCCCGATGTACGAGCCGGGGCTCGAGGAACTGCTCCGCAAGCACGTGGTGGGCCTCGAGGGCTCCACCGGGCGGCTGCGGTTCACCACCGACTGGGCCGAGATCGGCGCCTTCGGTGACGTCCACTTCGTGTGTGTGAACACCCCGCAGAAGCACGGCGAGTACGCCTGCGACATGTCCTACGTCGACTCCGCGATCGCCTCGCTCGCCCCGCACCTGCACCGACCGGCCCTGGTCGTCGGCAAGTCGACGGTGCCCGTCGGCTCCGCCGAGCGGCTGGCCGTCCACCTCGCCGAGAACGCCCCGGCAGGTGGCGACGCCGAGCTGGCCTGGAACCCGGAGTTCCTGCGCGAGGGCTTCGCCGTCGAGGACACCCTGCACCCGGACCGGATCGTGGCGGGTGTGCGCGGCGAGCGCGCGGAGAAGCTGCTGCGCGAGGTGTACGCCACCCCGATCGGCGAGGGCACGCCGTTCGTCGTCACCGACTTCCCGACCGCCGAGCTGGTGAAGACGGCCGCGAACTCCTTCCTCGCGACCAAGATCTCCTTCATCAACGCGATGGCGGAGGTGTGCGAGGCCGGCGGCGGTGACGTGGCGAAGCTCGCGGAGGCCATCGGGTACGACGACCGGATCGGTGCCAAGTTCCTGCGCGCCGGGATCGGCTTCGGCGGCGGCTGTCTGCCCAAGGACATCCGGGCGTTCATGGCCCGGGCGGGCGAGCTGGGCGCCGACCAGGCGCTGACGTTCCTGCGCGAGATCGACTCCATCAACATGCGCCGACGCGGCCAGATGGTCGAGATGGCCCGGGAGGCGCTGGGCGGCGGCTCCTTCCTCGGCAGGCGGATCGCGGTGCTCGGCGCCACCTTCAAGCCCGACTCGGACGACGTGCGCGACTCGCCCGCGCTGAACGTGGCCGGCCAGATCCACCTCCAGGGCGGGCAGGTCACCGTGTACGACCCCAAGGGCATGGACAACGCCCGCAAGGTCTTCCCGACGCTCGGTTACGCCGGCTCGGCGCTGGAGGCCGTCCGGGGTGCCGACGCCGTGCTGCACCTGACCGAGTGGCGCGAGTTCCGCGAGCTGGACCCGGCGGCGCTCGGCGAGGCCGCGCCGGCCCGTCTGATCCTGGACGGCCGCAACGCCCTCGACCCGCAGCTGTGGCGCCGCGCGGGCTGGACGTACCGTGCGATGGGCCGCCCGACCGCCTAG
- a CDS encoding GtrA family protein gives MEPRSSGLQRLVREVAKFGTVGVAGIFVNLAVFNLVRHASDLPVVRASIIATVVAIAFNYVGFRYWTYRDRERSGRTKELTLFLFFSAIGLVIENGVLYAATYGMGWDSSLQSNIFKFVGIGVATLFRFWSYRTWVFRVQPSQEAESILAAESKKPMPEPEPKTQRVP, from the coding sequence ATGGAACCTCGTTCCTCGGGGCTGCAACGACTCGTGCGCGAGGTGGCCAAGTTCGGCACCGTCGGTGTCGCGGGCATCTTTGTCAATCTCGCTGTCTTCAACCTGGTGCGACACGCCTCCGACCTGCCGGTCGTGCGCGCGAGCATCATCGCGACCGTGGTCGCCATCGCCTTCAACTACGTCGGTTTCCGTTACTGGACGTACCGGGACCGTGAGCGGAGCGGGCGCACCAAGGAGCTGACCCTCTTCCTGTTCTTCAGCGCGATCGGCCTCGTGATCGAGAACGGCGTGCTGTACGCGGCGACCTACGGCATGGGCTGGGACAGCTCGCTGCAGAGCAACATCTTCAAGTTCGTGGGCATCGGCGTCGCGACGCTGTTCCGTTTCTGGTCGTACCGCACCTGGGTGTTCCGGGTGCAGCCGTCCCAGGAGGCGGAGTCCATCCTCGCGGCGGAGTCCAAGAAGCCGATGCCCGAGCCGGAGCCCAAGACCCAGCGGGTTCCGTAG